A DNA window from Zingiber officinale cultivar Zhangliang chromosome 3A, Zo_v1.1, whole genome shotgun sequence contains the following coding sequences:
- the LOC122050963 gene encoding probable methyltransferase At1g29790 → MRSPRQQPRVSWLGIKRRVCTFALFLALLAFLLTLTSLSRFYSQTSSSFSVDAFAALLTAGDTHSVGDSTVDRVIAKIVSQLENLRERPADSPQYDRKLRHERDGQIAFLTEILGLVVSLKESPQPVRRDAPTTSQGAQHPLSRGERPYHEPVEYFLVEEIRKYVKAKPNRLGKQNFMGANGTFASIGHACFAMKEELEEYMDYDVGDFCKDDWKQAQRLMVHGCDPLPRRRCFAAAPKLYARPRPIADSLWNYPDDRNVLWSHYKCKSFACLARNATGKGFFKCSECFNLTHHELPRWMSYSYVDPARNSTADFLIEEVLEVKPGEIRVGLDYSVGTGSFAARMREFNVTVVSATINLGAPFSETIALRGLVPLYVTVNQRLPFFDNTLDMIHTTRFLDGWIDFVLLDFVLYDWDRVLRPGGLLWIDSFFCRTGDLEDYLEAFEVLRYKKHRWTVVPKVDKAGKEVFFSALLEKPPRPL, encoded by the coding sequence ATGAGGAGTCCCAGGCAGCAGCCGCGTGTCTCCTGGCTTGGAATCAAGAGAAGGGTCTGCACCTTCGCCCTTTTCTTGGCTCTGCTCGCCTTTCTCCTGACTCTCACCTCGCTCTCCAGATTTTACTCCCAAACCAGCTCCAGCTTCAGCGTCGACGCCTTCGCTGCTCTGCTCACCGCCGGCGACACCCACTCCGTCGGCGACAGTACCGTCGACCGCGTCATCGCCAAAATTGTCTCCCAGCTGGAAAACCTGAGAGAGCGGCCGGCCGATTCCCCCCAATACGACCGGAAGCTGAGGCACGAGAGAGACGGACAAATCGCCTTCCTCACCGAAATCCTCGGCCTGGTCGTGTCGCTCAAAGAATCCCCGCAGCCGGTTCGGCGGGATGCTCCGACGACGAGCCAAGGGGCTCAGCATCCTCTGTCGCGGGGCGAGCGGCCGTACCACGAGCCGGTGGAGTACTTCCTGGTGGAGGAGATCCGGAAGTACGTGAAGGCGAAGCCGAACCGGCTGGGGAAGCAGAACTTCATGGGCGCGAACGGCACCTTCGCCAGCATCGGCCACGCCTGCTTCGCCATGAAGGAGGAGCTGGAGGAGTACATGGACTACGACGTCGGAGACTTCTGCAAGGACGACTGGAAGCAGGCGCAGCGGCTGATGGTCCACGGATGCGACCCGCTCCCCCGCCGCCGCTGCTTCGCCGCCGCGCCCAAGCTCTACGCCCGCCCCCGCCCCATCGCCGACTCGCTCTGGAACTACCCCGACGACCGCAACGTCCTCTGGAGCCACTACAAGTGCAAGAGCTTCGCCTGCCTCGCGCGCAACGCCACCGGAAAGGGCTTCTTCAAGTGCAGCGAGTGCTTCAACCTCACCCACCACGAGCTGCCCCGGTGGATGAGCTACTCCTACGTCGATCCTGCTAGGAACTCGACGGCGGACTTCCTGATCGAGGAGGTGCTGGAGGTGAAGCCCGGGGAGATCCGCGTGGGGCTGGATTACAGCGTGGGGACGGGGAGTTTCGCGGCGAGGATGAGGGAGTTCAACGTCACCGTCGTCTCGGCCACCATCAACCTCGGCGCTCCCTTCAGCGAGACGATCGCGCTGAGGGGGCTGGTGCCTCTGTACGTGACCGTGAACCAGAGGTTGCCCTTCTTCGACAACACGCTGGACATGATTCACACCACGAGGTTCCTGGATGGATGGATCGACTTCGTACTTCTGGACTTCGTGCTGTACGACTGGGACAGAGTGCTGAGGCCCGGAGGCCTGCTGTGGATAGACAGCTTCTTCTGCCGCACCGGCGACCTGGAGGACTACTTGGAGGCGTTCGAGGTTCTGAGGTACAAGAAGCACAGGTGGACAGTGGTGCCCAAGGTCGACAAGGCCGGGAAGGAGGTCTTCTTCTCTGCTCTGCTAGAGAAACCGCCGAGACCTCTCTGA
- the LOC122050966 gene encoding uroporphyrinogen decarboxylase 1, chloroplastic-like isoform X1 encodes MYLSSIPMRSGFLISPSYPDCFRLGFLPNGKTRSVGVVSRRRRSPRASLSSDPLLIQAARENAVSRPPAWMMRQAGRYMAVYRKLAEKYPSFRQRSETIDLIVEISLQPWRAFRPDGVIIFSDILTPLPAFGVPFDIHEVRGPIIQSPICDEEGLKCLHPIDLDKLQFVGESLKILHGEVGNKAAVLGFVGAPWTIATYIVEGGMTRTYTTIKRMCHTAPHVLKALLLHLTQAISDYIIFQVKSGAQCIQIFDSWGGQLPPNVWEQWSKPYIKQIVSSVRKECPQTPLVLYINGNGGLLERMTETGVDVIGLDWTVDMADARRRLGSSVNVQGNVDPAYLFSPHPVLTDEIHRVVKCAGRKGHILNLGHGVLVNTPEEAVAHFFDVVRSLSYDTLFEDDMATKELEPLSTL; translated from the exons ATGTATCTGAGCTCGATACCCATGAGAAG TGGCTTCTTGATCTCTCCGAGTTATCCCGACTGCTTCCGTCTCGGCTTCCTTCCCAATGGGAAGACACGAAGCGTCGGGGTCGTATCGAGAAGGCGAAGATCTCCTAGGGCAAGTCTCTCTTCCG atccaCTTCTGATCCAGGCCGCTAGAGAAAATGCAGTAAGTCGGCCTCCAGCATGGATGATGCGCCAAGCAGGAAGGTATATGGCTGTTTATAGAAAGCTCGCCGAGAAATATCCATCCTTTCGACAGAGGTCTGAGACAATTGACCTCATAGTAGAAATTTCTTTGCAGCCATGGCGAGCTTTTCGGCCTGATGGAGTTATTATTTTTTCTGACATACTTACACCTTTACCTGCATTTGGCGTTCCTTTTGATATACATGAAGTACGAGGCCCTATTATTCAATCTCCCATTTGTGATGAGGAAGGGCTTAAATGTTTGCACCCCATTGACCTAGACAAACTTCAATTTGTAGGGGAATCTCTAAAGATCTTGCATGGAGAG GTTGGCAACAAAGCTGCAGTACTTGGTTTTGTAGGGGCACCATGGACAATTGCCACTTACATTGTTGAAGGTGGCATGACACGTACATATACAACTATAAAAAGGATGTGCCATACCGCACCACATGTTCTGAAGGCTCTTCTTTTGCACTTGACACAAGCAATATCCGACTATATCATTTTTCAAGTGAAATCAGGAGCTCAGTGCATACAGATTTTTGATTCTTGGGGTGGACAGTTGCCGCCTAATGTTTGGGAGCAATGGTCAAAACCATATATTAAACAG ATAGTGAGTTCAGTGAGAAAAGAGTGCCCTCAGACACCGCTTGTGTTGTACATCAATGGTAATGGTGGTTTACTTGAGCGCATGACAGAAACTGGAGTTGATGTGATTGGTCTAGATTGGACAGTGGATATGGCAGATGCAAGACGACGTCTTGGAAGTAGTGTTAATGTGCAAGGAAATGTCGACCCAGCTTATCTCTTCTCTCCACATCCAGTTTTGACTGATGAAATACATAG GGTTGTGAAATGTGCCGGTCGAAAGGGCCATATTCTTAATCTGGGCCATGGTGTTCTTGTGAATACCCCAGAAGAGGCTGTTGCTCATTTCTTTGATGTTGTGAGAAGCTTGAGCTATGATACACTTTTTGAAGATGACATGGCCACCAAAGAATTAGAGCCCCTAAGTACATTGTAA
- the LOC122050966 gene encoding uroporphyrinogen decarboxylase 1, chloroplastic-like isoform X2, which yields MMRQAGRYMAVYRKLAEKYPSFRQRSETIDLIVEISLQPWRAFRPDGVIIFSDILTPLPAFGVPFDIHEVRGPIIQSPICDEEGLKCLHPIDLDKLQFVGESLKILHGEVGNKAAVLGFVGAPWTIATYIVEGGMTRTYTTIKRMCHTAPHVLKALLLHLTQAISDYIIFQVKSGAQCIQIFDSWGGQLPPNVWEQWSKPYIKQIVSSVRKECPQTPLVLYINGNGGLLERMTETGVDVIGLDWTVDMADARRRLGSSVNVQGNVDPAYLFSPHPVLTDEIHRVVKCAGRKGHILNLGHGVLVNTPEEAVAHFFDVVRSLSYDTLFEDDMATKELEPLSTL from the exons ATGATGCGCCAAGCAGGAAGGTATATGGCTGTTTATAGAAAGCTCGCCGAGAAATATCCATCCTTTCGACAGAGGTCTGAGACAATTGACCTCATAGTAGAAATTTCTTTGCAGCCATGGCGAGCTTTTCGGCCTGATGGAGTTATTATTTTTTCTGACATACTTACACCTTTACCTGCATTTGGCGTTCCTTTTGATATACATGAAGTACGAGGCCCTATTATTCAATCTCCCATTTGTGATGAGGAAGGGCTTAAATGTTTGCACCCCATTGACCTAGACAAACTTCAATTTGTAGGGGAATCTCTAAAGATCTTGCATGGAGAG GTTGGCAACAAAGCTGCAGTACTTGGTTTTGTAGGGGCACCATGGACAATTGCCACTTACATTGTTGAAGGTGGCATGACACGTACATATACAACTATAAAAAGGATGTGCCATACCGCACCACATGTTCTGAAGGCTCTTCTTTTGCACTTGACACAAGCAATATCCGACTATATCATTTTTCAAGTGAAATCAGGAGCTCAGTGCATACAGATTTTTGATTCTTGGGGTGGACAGTTGCCGCCTAATGTTTGGGAGCAATGGTCAAAACCATATATTAAACAG ATAGTGAGTTCAGTGAGAAAAGAGTGCCCTCAGACACCGCTTGTGTTGTACATCAATGGTAATGGTGGTTTACTTGAGCGCATGACAGAAACTGGAGTTGATGTGATTGGTCTAGATTGGACAGTGGATATGGCAGATGCAAGACGACGTCTTGGAAGTAGTGTTAATGTGCAAGGAAATGTCGACCCAGCTTATCTCTTCTCTCCACATCCAGTTTTGACTGATGAAATACATAG GGTTGTGAAATGTGCCGGTCGAAAGGGCCATATTCTTAATCTGGGCCATGGTGTTCTTGTGAATACCCCAGAAGAGGCTGTTGCTCATTTCTTTGATGTTGTGAGAAGCTTGAGCTATGATACACTTTTTGAAGATGACATGGCCACCAAAGAATTAGAGCCCCTAAGTACATTGTAA
- the LOC122050967 gene encoding aluminum-activated malate transporter 9-like, whose product MLFKCSPMSISPFTHCSTNKELASHTSTITLFFRTTMNGKKGSSIRIDICLPPNTTQQSETMKKSANDIHDGKDAIPMRKLMMEVWEFVIEDTNRMTFSLKVGLACLLVSLLILIQKPYQVFGTNIIWSILTVAIMFEYTVGATFNRGFNRALGSLLAGIFAIVVIQVAMSSGHIAEPYVIGLSIFLIGSVASFMKLWPSLVPYEYGFRVILFTYCLIIVSGYRMGNPVRTAMDRLYSIAIGAIVAVLVNVLIFPIWAGEQLHKELVSHFNAVADSLEECVRKYLSDDGSNHPEFSSTVMDDFQDEPAYRKCRATLNSSAKLDSLASSAKWEPPHGRFMQMFYPWGEYVKVGAVLRHCAYEVMALHGCLHSEIQAAYNLRCTFRTEILDATDQAAELLRRLAKDINNMKHNVQTSLLKHVHGSSERLQRSVDVHSYLFTLRGHQDASPPSKPSSRLSNTFSFNNNNNDEETTAVQAESYHEMMRRQQRRLHSWPSREVDGFEEDAAAGADSFPRMRALESTAALSLVTFTSLLIEFVARLDHLVEAVAELAKLANFRQDVAC is encoded by the exons ATGCTCTTTAAATGCTCTCCTATGTCAATCTCTCCATTCACTCATTGCAGCACCAACAAAGAGCTAGCTTCACATACATCAACAATCACTCTATTCTTCAG AACTACAATGAACGGAAAGAAAGGTAGCAGTATTCGGATCGACATTTGCTTGCCGCCAAACACGACACAACAATCAGAAACCATGAAGAAATCTGCCAATGATATTCATGATGGCAAAGACGCGATACCAATGAGGAAATTGATGATGGAAGTATGGGAGTTCGTCATAGAGGACACAAACAGGATGACCTTTTCCCTCAAGGTTGGCTTGGCTTGCCTCCTAGTCTCCCTTCTCATTCTCATCCAGAAACCCTATCAAGTCTTCGGCACCAACATCATTTGGTCGATCCTCACCGTCGCCATCATGTTCGAGTACACAGTTG GCGCCACCTTTAATCGAGGGTTCAATCGAGCATTGGGGAGTTTACTTGCCGGAATCTTTGCCATTGTAGTGATCCAAGTAGCGATGTCCAGTGGCCACATTGCAGAGCCTTATGTCATTGGTCTCAGCATCTTCCTCATCG GATCGGTAGCCTCGTTCATGAAGCTGTGGCCGTCGCTGGTGCCGTACGAGTACGGGTTCAGGGTCATCCTCTTCACCTACTGCCTCATCATCGTGTCGGGCTACCGGATGGGGAACCCCGTGAGGACGGCGATGGACCGGCTCTACTCCATCGCCATCGGCGCCATCGTCGCCGTCCTCGTCAACGTCCTCATCTTCCCCATTTGGGCCGGCGAGCAGCTCCACAAGGAGCTCGTCAGCCATTTCAACGCCGTCGCCGATTCCCTCGAAG AGTGCGTGAGGAAATATCTGAGCGACGACGGATCGAACCACCCGGAGTTCTCGAGCACAGTGATGGACGACTTCCAAGACGAGCCAGCGTACCGCAAGTGTCGAGCCACCTTAAACTCCTCTGCCAAGCTTGATTCATTG GCGAGCTCTGCAAAATGGGAGCCTCCTCATGGAAGATTCATGCAGATGTTCTATCCGTGGGGGGAGTACGTGAAAGTTGGAGCCGTGCTTCGCCATTGCGCTTACGAGGTCATGGCCCTGCATGGCTGCCTCCACTCCGAGATACAG GCGGCTTACAATCTGAGGTGCACGTTCCGCACGGAGATTCTCGACGCCACCGACCAGGCGGCGGAGCTCCTCCGCCGCTTGGCCAAGGACATCAACAACATGAAGCACAACGTGCAGACGAGCCTCCTCAAGCACGTCCACGGCTCGTCGGAGCGCCTCCAACGCTCTGTCGACGTGCATTCCTATCTCTTCACCTTGCGCGGCCACCAAGACGCCTCCCCCCCTTCCAAACCATCCTCCAGGCTCTCCAATACCTTCTCATTTAACAACAATAACAATGACGAGGAGACAACAGCGGTGCAAGCTGAGTCATACCATGAGATGATGAGGAGACAGCAACGGCGGCTCCACTCGTGGCCGTCGAGGGAGGTGGACGGCTTCGAGGAGGATGCCGCCGCCGGGGCCGACTCGTTCCCGAGGATGCGCGCGCTGGAGAGCACCGCCGCCTTGTCGTTGGTCACCTTCACTTCCTTGCTCATCGAGTTCgtagctcggctcgatcacttGGTCGAGGCCGTGGCTGAGCTTGCCAAGTTAGCCAACTTCAGGCAGGACGTGGCATGCTAA
- the LOC122050968 gene encoding magnesium-chelatase subunit ChlI, chloroplastic-like isoform X1, translating into MAGLLAPSSSSAAGAGGLYGSTRRTPSLSVAPLFPTSLPVFHRRGLDGGGRVGFKNRTRLVTPKAIAATELASTEEGFWQGKTLASESQRPVYPFSAIVGQDEMKLSLLLNVIDPKIGGVMIMGDRGTGKSTTVRSLVDLLPEIKVVVGDPFNSDPEDPESMGMDVRERLVRGERLSVASTKITMVDLPLGATEDRVCGTIDIEKALTEGVKAFEPGLLAKANRGILYVDEVNLLDDHLVDVLLDSAASGWNTVEREGISISHPARFILIGSGNPEEGELRPQLLDRFGMHAQVGTVRDAELRVKIVEERARFDSDPKGFRETYQAEQEKLQQQIASARSSLPSVQIDRDLRVKISKVCAELNVDGLRGDIVTNRAAKALAALKGRDKVTVEDIATVIPNSLRHRLRKDPLESIDSGVLVIEKFYEVFG; encoded by the exons ATGGCGGGTCTCCTcgctccctcttcctcctccgccGCCGGCGCCGGCGGACTCTATGGATCCACGCGTCGAACTCCATCCCTCTCCGTCGCTCCTCTCTTTCCGACTTCGCTTCCCG TTTTTCACCGGAGAGGTCTCGACGGAGGAGGACGAGTTGGGTTTAAGAACCGCACCCGCCTTGTGACCCCCAAGGCCATCGCCGCCACTGAGCTCGCCTCCACCGAAGAG GGATTTTGGCAGGGGAAGACGCTGGCGAGCGAAAGCCAGCGGCCGGTCTACCCTTTCTCGGCCATAGTGGGGCAGGACGAGATGAAGCTTTCTCTACTTCTCAACGTGATCGACCCCAAGATCGGAGGCGTCATGATCATGGGCGACCGCGGCACCGGCAAGTCCACCACCGTCCGCTCGCTGGTCGACCTTCTCCCCGAGATTAAGGTGGTCGTGGGTGACCCCTTCAACTCTGACCCCGAGGACCCCGAATCCATGGGCATGGACGTCCGTGAGCGTCTCGTCCGCGGAGAGCGGCTCTCTGTCGCCTCCACCAAGATCACCATGGTCGATCTCCCTCTCGGTGCCACCGAGGACCGCGTCTGCGGTACCATCGACATAGAGAAGGCGCTCACCGAGGGCGTCAAGGCCTTCGAGCCCGGCCTGCTCGCCAAGGCTAACAGGGGCATCCTCTACGTCGACGAGGTGAATCTTTTGGACGACCACCTGGTGGACGTGCTCCTTGACTCCGCTGCCTCCGGATGGAACACCGTGGAGAGGGAGGGAATCTCCATTTCTCACCCCGCTCGCTTCATTCTAATCGGTTCCGGCAACCCCGAGGAGGGTGAGCTCCGGCCGCAGCTCCTCGACCGGTTCGGAATGCATGCCCAAGTCGGCACCGTGCGGGATGCAGAGCTGAGAGTCAAGATCGTCGAGGAGAGAGCTCGGTTCGACAGTGACCCCAAGGGGTTCAGAGAAACATACCAGGCTGAGCAAGAGAAGCTACAGCAGCAGATTGCCTCGGCACGCAGCTCGCTTCCTTCGGTGCAAATCGACCGTGATCTTCGTGTGAAGATATCGAAAGTCTGCGCAGAGCTCAATGTGGATGGTCTGAGAGGGGACATCGTCACCAACAGGGCTGCCAAGGCCTTGGCTGCATTGAAAGGTAGGGATAAGGTGACTGTGGAAGACATAGCCACAGTCATTCCCAACAGCTTGAGGCACCGGCTTCGGAAAGATCCTCTCGAATCCATCGACTCAGGCGTGCTCGTCATCGAGAAGTTCTATGAGGTCTTTGGATGA
- the LOC122050968 gene encoding magnesium-chelatase subunit ChlI, chloroplastic-like isoform X2 → MAGLLAPSSSSAAGAGGLYGSTRRTPSLSVAPLFPTSLPVFHRRGLDGGGRVGFKNRTRLVTPKAIAATELASTEEGKTLASESQRPVYPFSAIVGQDEMKLSLLLNVIDPKIGGVMIMGDRGTGKSTTVRSLVDLLPEIKVVVGDPFNSDPEDPESMGMDVRERLVRGERLSVASTKITMVDLPLGATEDRVCGTIDIEKALTEGVKAFEPGLLAKANRGILYVDEVNLLDDHLVDVLLDSAASGWNTVEREGISISHPARFILIGSGNPEEGELRPQLLDRFGMHAQVGTVRDAELRVKIVEERARFDSDPKGFRETYQAEQEKLQQQIASARSSLPSVQIDRDLRVKISKVCAELNVDGLRGDIVTNRAAKALAALKGRDKVTVEDIATVIPNSLRHRLRKDPLESIDSGVLVIEKFYEVFG, encoded by the exons ATGGCGGGTCTCCTcgctccctcttcctcctccgccGCCGGCGCCGGCGGACTCTATGGATCCACGCGTCGAACTCCATCCCTCTCCGTCGCTCCTCTCTTTCCGACTTCGCTTCCCG TTTTTCACCGGAGAGGTCTCGACGGAGGAGGACGAGTTGGGTTTAAGAACCGCACCCGCCTTGTGACCCCCAAGGCCATCGCCGCCACTGAGCTCGCCTCCACCGAAGAG GGGAAGACGCTGGCGAGCGAAAGCCAGCGGCCGGTCTACCCTTTCTCGGCCATAGTGGGGCAGGACGAGATGAAGCTTTCTCTACTTCTCAACGTGATCGACCCCAAGATCGGAGGCGTCATGATCATGGGCGACCGCGGCACCGGCAAGTCCACCACCGTCCGCTCGCTGGTCGACCTTCTCCCCGAGATTAAGGTGGTCGTGGGTGACCCCTTCAACTCTGACCCCGAGGACCCCGAATCCATGGGCATGGACGTCCGTGAGCGTCTCGTCCGCGGAGAGCGGCTCTCTGTCGCCTCCACCAAGATCACCATGGTCGATCTCCCTCTCGGTGCCACCGAGGACCGCGTCTGCGGTACCATCGACATAGAGAAGGCGCTCACCGAGGGCGTCAAGGCCTTCGAGCCCGGCCTGCTCGCCAAGGCTAACAGGGGCATCCTCTACGTCGACGAGGTGAATCTTTTGGACGACCACCTGGTGGACGTGCTCCTTGACTCCGCTGCCTCCGGATGGAACACCGTGGAGAGGGAGGGAATCTCCATTTCTCACCCCGCTCGCTTCATTCTAATCGGTTCCGGCAACCCCGAGGAGGGTGAGCTCCGGCCGCAGCTCCTCGACCGGTTCGGAATGCATGCCCAAGTCGGCACCGTGCGGGATGCAGAGCTGAGAGTCAAGATCGTCGAGGAGAGAGCTCGGTTCGACAGTGACCCCAAGGGGTTCAGAGAAACATACCAGGCTGAGCAAGAGAAGCTACAGCAGCAGATTGCCTCGGCACGCAGCTCGCTTCCTTCGGTGCAAATCGACCGTGATCTTCGTGTGAAGATATCGAAAGTCTGCGCAGAGCTCAATGTGGATGGTCTGAGAGGGGACATCGTCACCAACAGGGCTGCCAAGGCCTTGGCTGCATTGAAAGGTAGGGATAAGGTGACTGTGGAAGACATAGCCACAGTCATTCCCAACAGCTTGAGGCACCGGCTTCGGAAAGATCCTCTCGAATCCATCGACTCAGGCGTGCTCGTCATCGAGAAGTTCTATGAGGTCTTTGGATGA